DNA from Planctomycetota bacterium:
GCTGCCAGCACGGCCAGCCTCGACGCCAACGCCAAGGCCGAGGCTTACCATGCGGCCGGCGTGCCAGAGTACTTGCTTTGGCGAGTCGAAGAGGAACGGATCGATTGGTACGAGCGATTGGAAGACCGCTATCTCGCCATGATCCCAAACGCAAACGGCCTGATCGAGAGCAAGCACTTCGAAGGTCTCAGGCTCGATCCGGAAGCCTTGCTCCGTGGCGATCTGGCGAAAGTGCTCAGCGATGTCGCGAGCTGACTATGGCGTGTCGTCTACGCGTTCCTGCGGACGCCAGCCGCCGCCGAGGGTGCGGTAGAGAATCATGTAGTCGCGGACGACGTTCGCCTCGGCGGTCGCAAGCGCGTCTTCGGCGCTGAAGAGCAGCGACTGAGCGTCGAGCACGCGGTCGAACTCGACAAGGCCGTCCGTGTACTGGGCTTCCGCTAACTCCACCGCGCGGCGGGCGGCGGTGACGCTGTCGGTGAGTGTCAACTCGCGCTCGCGGTCCTGCGCGAGGTTCGTCAACGCGTCAGCCACTTCGGCCAGAGCCAGGAGCAGCGTGCGTCGATGCTCGGCGCGTGCCTCGTTCACACGGGCGTCGGCCGCGCCGACGAGCGCTCGCAGTGTCCCGCCCTGGAAGATCGGCCAGTTGATCGCCGGGCCGACGCCGAACGTGCGGCTGTCCCAGTTGAACACGTTGTCGATGTCCCCAGCTGCGAAGCCGAACGTGCCGACGAGACTCAACCGTGGATAGAGGTCGCCTTCCGCCGCACCGACGGACGCAACTGCCGAGGCAAGTTCGCGCTCGGCGCGCCGGATGTCGGGACGACGTCGCAGGAGGTCGGCTGGCACGCCGACGGCGAGATCGTCGTCGGGGACAGGCAGCGCGGCCGAGTCGTCGATCACGAACTCCGCGTAGCCGGGGACCTCGCCAGAGAGACGCGAGAGGCGATTCCGGGCGGCCTGGGCTGAGGCTCGAAGTGCCGGAACGGTGGCCTTGGTCTGCTGCAGGTTGGCGACGGCCTGGGCGACATCGAGCTCGGTCGTAAGCCCGGCCTCGAACCTGGCCTGGGCAAGGTCGAGCGATCGCTGCTGGAGGTCGACGTTCTGCTGGGCGATGTCGAGTCGGTTGCTCAGTTCCAGCGTGTCGACGTACGCGACGGCCACCTCGGCGGCGAGCGTGACGCGAACGTCGACCAGGTCGAACAGCTCCGCCTCCAGCGTGCGATCGGCGGCCTCGACGCGACGCGACAGCCGGCCGAAGAGGTCGATCTCCCATGAGAGTCCACCGTCGATCTGCCAGAGGTCGGTCTCGGGTTGAAACGCGAACCCACCACCTCCACCGCCGCCCCCGCCTCCACCACCTGCCGGGAAGCCGTCGAGGTTTTCGCTGATGCGATCACGCGAATAGAACGCGTTCGCTTCGATCTGCGGCAGGCGTGCCCCGTTCTCTGCGGCGCGGAGCGCACGGGCTTCCATGACGCGCGCCACCGCCTCTTCGACGTCAGGACTCGCGATGATCGCGCGCTCGACGAGACGTGTCAGACGCTCGTCGTTGAACCGTGTCCACCATTCGGACAGGTCCGAGGGACGGCTCGTTGCACGCGGGTCGCCTGTCACGCCAGTGAACGACTGTGGCACCGGCAACTCCGGGGGCTCGTAGCCGGGACCGACGCGGCAGCCGACGAGCGTCATCGCGGCGATGGCGAGAAGAGGCATTGACCTCACGCGGGCACCGCCTTCATGTCACCGGCGTCGGGGCGCTCAAAGGCGTCGTCGCTCCGAACCGCTGGACGAATCTGCATCCCGAGCGCCTTCTTCAAGTCCATCACGATGCTGAGCATGGCGGGCGTGACGAAGAGCGTGAAGACCGTCGACACAAAGAGCCCGCCCACCACCACCGCCCCAAGTCCGCGGTAGAGCTCGGTACCGCTGCCCGGGATCAGCACGAGCGGAAGCATCCCGCCGACGCTGGTCAGCATGGACATGAAGATCGGGCGGACGCGGCTCCGAACGGCTTCGCTGATGGCTCGACGTGGGCCGATGTTGCCTTCGGTCCCTTCTTTCTCGCCGTGACAATCGACGCACGCTTCGTCGAGGTCGGACCCGGACATCCTGAGGAAGTTGAGCGTCTGCTCGACGATCAAAATCGCATTGTTGACGACGGTGCCGGCCAGGATGATGAAACCGAGCATCGCCAGCACGTCCAGCTGCGTCGTCGGCAGGTAGCGGCTCGTGCCCGTCCAGACGTTGATAAGCCACAGGCCGAGGAAGCCGCCGAACGTCGCCAGCGGCACGGTGAGCATGATGACGAACGGATAGCTCCAGCTCTGGAAGAGCACGCACATGAGCAGGTAGACCACGATCAGCGCGATCGCCACGCTGCTGGTAATCGTGCCGACGATCGAGCCATCGCCCAGCAAGGTCTCCTGGATGTCGCTTAGCGCGTCAGCCGTACCGGCGACGTTGCTCTGCACGCTCGGCGGCATCGCGCCGAGGTCGCGTTGGGTCTCGATGATCTGCTGAATCTCAGCGATGGCTGTCGCGAGCGGCACGCCTTCGGCGGCGGTGACTTCGAGCGTCACGCCCGGCACACCGGCGATGCGGCGGATCTGCGTCGGGCTCGTCGACTCGACGAAGTCAGCAACATCCGAGAGCGTGACGGTCGAGCCGTTGGGCGTGGCGACCGACGCCTGAGCCAGTTGCTCGATGGCCGATCCGCGCTCGCCGTTGGTGTCGGCGGCTTGGCTGAGCGTCGTAAGGATCGTGACGTCGCGTAGCTCGTCGGGGAACTTGTACGCGTCGCTGAGGATGATGCCATCCGCCAGTGCCGCGGCGGTCAGGCCGACATCGGTTTCGGTCAGGCCGACGTCGCTGGCTCGAATCGGATCAGGCCGAATCGACAGCTCCGGTCCCTGGAGGTTGAAGTTGGCGGGCTTGGGTTGAACCTGGTCGAAGCTGTTCATCAGCCCGCCGAACAGCGCGCCTGCCGCCGCCTGGACTTCGTCGAGGTTCTGACCGGTTAGGTCGATGCTGACGGCCGCGCCGCTACCACCGCCTAGTTGGAACAGCGGGGCCTGGAATGCGAACGCGAATGTCCCTGGAATGCCCTGGGTCGCGTGGCTGAACAGTGGCTCGATGTCGACGACCTTGTTCTCATCGAGACTGATCGCACCGTGGAAGACCGTGTCCTGCGTCGAAAGCCCGACGATGAAATAGTTCTCCAGCGGCGGCGGCGTGACAGTGAGTTCGCCTTGCTCGGCCGTCATGACTGTCACGGGGTCGACGCGTTGCTGAGCCTCGTCGAGCGACGCCTCCTCCTTCAGCACGGCGTAGCCGGCATCGAAGTAGGGCTCCATCTTCGTCTGCACCTGATCGGCCAGGTCGTCGTATGTGCCGAGGTTGTAGCCCGGCGGTGGGATGACGATCCCGAAGACGATGTTGCGGTTCCCCTTGGGCAAGTAGTCAAACGGCGGTAGCAGTGCGACCACGCCGACGACAACCAGGCCCATCGCGACGACGACGACGGTGATGCGGCCGATCCACGAGCCGTTAATCTCATGAATCGCATCCGCGAAGTACCCGGGAACCCCGCTGAAAATGTTGACCTTCTGGAAGGCTGATTTCTGCCCAGGCGAGGCCGTGCCGCCAGCCATCGGGTGCAGCTCTTCGCTGGTCTTGGGCTTCAGCAGCAGGGCTGCCGCCGACGGAATG
Protein-coding regions in this window:
- a CDS encoding Uma2 family endonuclease, yielding RDTDPQPDACLLLPESRGGRAKLVDGYVHGPPELVVEVAASTASLDANAKAEAYHAAGVPEYLLWRVEEERIDWYERLEDRYLAMIPNANGLIESKHFEGLRLDPEALLRGDLAKVLSDVAS
- a CDS encoding efflux transporter outer membrane subunit, with amino-acid sequence MPLLAIAAMTLVGCRVGPGYEPPELPVPQSFTGVTGDPRATSRPSDLSEWWTRFNDERLTRLVERAIIASPDVEEAVARVMEARALRAAENGARLPQIEANAFYSRDRISENLDGFPAGGGGGGGGGGGGFAFQPETDLWQIDGGLSWEIDLFGRLSRRVEAADRTLEAELFDLVDVRVTLAAEVAVAYVDTLELSNRLDIAQQNVDLQQRSLDLAQARFEAGLTTELDVAQAVANLQQTKATVPALRASAQAARNRLSRLSGEVPGYAEFVIDDSAALPVPDDDLAVGVPADLLRRRPDIRRAERELASAVASVGAAEGDLYPRLSLVGTFGFAAGDIDNVFNWDSRTFGVGPAINWPIFQGGTLRALVGAADARVNEARAEHRRTLLLALAEVADALTNLAQDRERELTLTDSVTAARRAVELAEAQYTDGLVEFDRVLDAQSLLFSAEDALATAEANVVRDYMILYRTLGGGWRPQERVDDTP
- a CDS encoding efflux RND transporter permease subunit, encoding SVMDSMQATIAEMNAEGGILDQYARSQNYEGTVRLRQVYDETVYVRSAIAMVRSNLLIGAALAVVVLLIFLRSVRSVGIVALAIPTSVLGASIAMIALGRTVNVISLAGAAFAIGLVVDNSIVVLENIYRHLEMGKKPPRAAYDGTREVATAVLASTLTTVVVFVPVLLIEQQVGQLFRDLGIAICAAVFISYVVSVLVIPSAAALLLKPKTSEELHPMAGGTASPGQKSAFQKVNIFSGVPGYFADAIHEINGSWIGRITVVVVAMGLVVVGVVALLPPFDYLPKGNRNIVFGIVIPPPGYNLGTYDDLADQVQTKMEPYFDAGYAVLKEEASLDEAQQRVDPVTVMTAEQGELTVTPPPLENYFIVGLSTQDTVFHGAISLDENKVVDIEPLFSHATQGIPGTFAFAFQAPLFQLGGGSGAAVSIDLTGQNLDEVQAAAGALFGGLMNSFDQVQPKPANFNLQGPELSIRPDPIRASDVGLTETDVGLTAAALADGIILSDAYKFPDELRDVTILTTLSQAADTNGERGSAIEQLAQASVATPNGSTVTLSDVADFVESTSPTQIRRIAGVPGVTLEVTAAEGVPLATAIAEIQQIIETQRDLGAMPPSVQSNVAGTADALSDIQETLLGDGSIVGTITSSVAIALIVVYLLMCVLFQSWSYPFVIMLTVPLATFGGFLGLWLINVWTGTSRYLPTTQLDVLAMLGFIILAGTVVNNAILIVEQTLNFLRMSGSDLDEACVDCHGEKEGTEGNIGPRRAISEAVRSRVRPIFMSMLTSVGGMLPLVLIPGSGTELYRGLGAVVVGGLFVSTVFTLFVTPAMLSIVMDLKKALGMQIRPAVRSDDAFERPDAGDMKAVPA